The Ralstonia pseudosolanacearum genome includes the window CGCGCGCGCCGCCGCCCAGCGGGGCCTGGGCTTCGACGCCATCCTCGCCCAGTGGTGGCCGCAGGCGACGCTGACCTCGTTCCAGAGCCCGGTCGCGGGCGACTGCCTGCCGGTGGCGGGGGCGCAGCCGTGGCTGCAGGCGCAGGCGCCGCGCTGGTCGGCCCGGCTGGCCGCCGAGCCCGGCTACGAGACGCCGCCGCTGCCCGCCGTCTGCGTGGTCCGCGAAGGGCGGCCCTATGCCGATGCGCGCCGCAACCGGCTCTACATCCAGCGCTTCGCCGGCGAGGAGGATCGCATCGCGCTGGCGCACGAATATCTGCACCTGGCCTTCGCGCGGCATCCGCGCGGGCAGGACGAAGGTTTTGTCGAGGCGACCGCGCGCCGCCTGATCCGTGGGGAGGGTTTGCTGTGACGACGTGGATGACACGGATGGGCACCGGTGCGGCGGCCGGGCTGGTGGCGCTGTCGGCATGGGCTGAGCCCGTGGCCGACCTGGACGGCCCCATCGGCGGCTGGCGCCACAGCGGCCTGACCAACGAACTGGAGCGCTACACCGCCGCCTATCCGAAACCGCCGGTCGATCGCGGCGCGCAGAAGTACCGCACGCTGATCGCCGGGCGGCTGCGCGCGGCAGGCACCGGTCGCCGCCCGCCGGTGCTGGTGGTCAACGGCAACGCGATGCCGCTCTACGGCGACAGCGAAGGCCGCTTCGCCCGCCCGTGGGCGTTCGGCCCCGGCTCCAACAGCGTCGAGATCGTCAGCCCCGACGGCAAGGCCCGCCAGCACCTGCAGTTCTACGAGGCCAACGCCACCAAGACCTCGGCCAAGCTGCGCGCCATCCTCACCTGGGACGACCCGCGCGCCGAGGTCGACATGCACGTCATCTCGCCGATCGGCGACCACGCCTTCTGGGCGCAGCCGCTGCTCTCGGACGGCGGCGGCCTGGACGTCGACAGTGTCGACGGCGCCGGTCCGGAGATCTTCTCCACCGCCGCGCCGCGCCCCGGCGTGTGGCTGTTCTACGTGAATTACTGGGGCAACTTCAACGCCGCCGGCTACAACTTCGACGAAACCGCGCACGACCGCGACCTCATCACCGCGCAGCTGACACTGATCTATAACGAGAACACGCCCAGCGAGCGGCGCGCGTTCGTCACCGTGCCGCTGCGCAAGATCGGCGAGCTGGCGCTGATGAAATCCATCCGCTTCTGAATCCGAACGGGCTTCGATGCCATGACGCTTTTCTCCTTTCGTTTCGCCGCCGCCATGGCGCTCGCCGCCGCGAGCGCGGCCGGCACCGCGTTCGCGCAAGCCGACGCCGGCAACATCGAGATGACCGCGCCGCTCAACGGCTGGCGCAACTCGGCCGGCGACAACTCGCGCTACACGCAGGACGTGCACTATCCGGCCGTCTCGGTCGCCACGCCGCAAGGGCAGGGCGCCGCCTCGATGATCGCCGGGCGCATCCGCAACACGCCCAAGGCCGCCGCCGCACCGGCGGACGAGAGTCGGCCGCGCCGCCGCCGCAGTGACGATGGCGATGGCGCCTCGGTCGGCACTATCGTCGTCAACGGCGTGGCGATGCCGCAGCGCATCGAGGCCGACGGCACGTTCTCGCGCCCCTATGCGTTCGGCGCCGGCAGCAACAGCGTCGAAATCCGCACCGCGCGCGGCGACGCCAAGCGCGTGCAGTTCTACGACACCTACGCCGGCAAGACGCGGCCGCGCCTGCGCGTGGTGCTGTCGTGGGACACCGACGGCACCGACCTCGACCTGCACGTGATCTCGCCCGACGGCCAGCACGCCTGGTACGGCAACCGCGTCACGGCTAACGGCGGCGCGCTCGACGTGGACGTCACCACGGGCTACGGCCCCGAGATCTATTCCAATCCCGCGCCGCCGCCCGGCACCTACCTGGTCTACGTGAACTACTACGGCAGCGGCAACGACAGCAGCGTCATCACCACGGCGCAGGTCACCATCATCACCGATGAAAACACGCCCGCCGAGCGCCAGCAGACCTTCGTCATGCCGATGCGCAAGGCCGGCGAGCTGACGCTGGTGCGGACGTTCACCATGAAATAAACAGGAGCCATCGCCATGGACACGCAAACCGTCGCCGCCTACGACACGCTCGCCGACACCTTCGCCCGCGAATGGCGCGAGCAGCCCGCGCCGGACGACCTCTACGCACTGCTGCGCCGCGTGTTCAAGGCGGGCGGCGACACGGTCGATATCGGCTGCGGCGCGGGACGCGAGGTGGCGTGGCTCAACGACAACGGCTATCCGGCGGTCGGCTACGACGCCTCGGCCGGGCTGCTGGAGGCGGCGCGCACGCAGTCTCCGGGGCTGTCGTTCCGCCGGGCCATGCTGCCCGAGCTGGTGGGCCTCGCCGAGGGCGCGTTCGACAACGTGGTCTGCGAGACCGTCATCATGCACCTGCCGCCCGCGCAGATCGGTGCGGCCGTGCGGCGCCTGCTGGCCCTGCTGCGCCCGGGCGGCACGCTGTACCTGAGCTGGCGCGTCACCCCCGAGGCCGACCAGC containing:
- a CDS encoding YfaP family protein, which codes for MTRMGTGAAAGLVALSAWAEPVADLDGPIGGWRHSGLTNELERYTAAYPKPPVDRGAQKYRTLIAGRLRAAGTGRRPPVLVVNGNAMPLYGDSEGRFARPWAFGPGSNSVEIVSPDGKARQHLQFYEANATKTSAKLRAILTWDDPRAEVDMHVISPIGDHAFWAQPLLSDGGGLDVDSVDGAGPEIFSTAAPRPGVWLFYVNYWGNFNAAGYNFDETAHDRDLITAQLTLIYNENTPSERRAFVTVPLRKIGELALMKSIRF
- a CDS encoding YfaP family protein, producing the protein MTLFSFRFAAAMALAAASAAGTAFAQADAGNIEMTAPLNGWRNSAGDNSRYTQDVHYPAVSVATPQGQGAASMIAGRIRNTPKAAAAPADESRPRRRRSDDGDGASVGTIVVNGVAMPQRIEADGTFSRPYAFGAGSNSVEIRTARGDAKRVQFYDTYAGKTRPRLRVVLSWDTDGTDLDLHVISPDGQHAWYGNRVTANGGALDVDVTTGYGPEIYSNPAPPPGTYLVYVNYYGSGNDSSVITTAQVTIITDENTPAERQQTFVMPMRKAGELTLVRTFTMK
- a CDS encoding class I SAM-dependent methyltransferase, with the translated sequence MDTQTVAAYDTLADTFAREWREQPAPDDLYALLRRVFKAGGDTVDIGCGAGREVAWLNDNGYPAVGYDASAGLLEAARTQSPGLSFRRAMLPELVGLAEGAFDNVVCETVIMHLPPAQIGAAVRRLLALLRPGGTLYLSWRVTPEADQRDGRGRLYTAFDAAGVREALAGAQVLFDEVAVSQSSGKTLHRVVARQP